ACCAAAAGGCGAGCCGTCCCACGAGGAAAAAACACCACCTTCACGCACAAAGAGCTGCACGCGCGTGTACCCAACACGCTCGCGTTCACTTTCGAGCATCTCGAAAGTGAACCCAAACGACCTGGGAGAAAGGAGCACGCGGGAAAGAACTTGGCGGTTATCACCTACTCGCTGCCAAAGAACAAGCGATGCCGCGGATCCAGGCACGGTGATCGTCGCGCGCAGCCCCTCGTCAGTGCTTTGCAAGAGGTAGAGATCGGCACCGACCTCAAGTTCAAGTCCGTCTGCAGGAATTGGTGAGGAAGGAATCGTCACCGTAAGGGATCGGCCGGCAAGAACTGCGAGCGCATTTTCCGACGGATAGAGTTCAAGAAGGTCGTTACCCACAAGGTAATGGAGATCGAGTACCGGAGCACCGGCAGACGGTTCGGGCAGATCTTCCACCGTCACTTCTTCAGCCTCGTCTGTGTCCTCGCCTGTCTCCTCCTCTGCCTCATCTCCACCCGTAAGAATCGTCTCGGTACTTTCTTCGTCACCAACCACAATATCTTCCGGCTCTTCTTCAACAATGACGGTATCTTCACTCTCGTCCTCCTCTTCCTCAACAACGACATCTTCTTCCTCTTCAGCCTCTGGCAGTGAACTCGTCGGCGTCGCATTGGCAAGCGCGCCAGAAGAGAACAGGTTCGCGGTATCCTCGACAAATACGGCGTAGAAATACGTCGTGCCATTCGCCAGTCCCGTGTGCAGATGCGACTCTGTGAGACCAAGCAAAATGATCGTGCCATCCGTGGGAGAGGTGGGAGAACGGTCGGTGCGATACACGATCCGAACGCTTGAAAGATCCGTCTCCAGGGGAAGCAGCCACGAAAGAGCAACCTGCCCGTTTCCCGGAGTTGCCGTCAGCCCCGATACGTTCGCCGGTGGAAGCTCAGCGGGAGTCACAAACACGCGGTCTACCGTTTCCGTCTGATTCCCCATCGCATCGGTAGCCCGAATCTTGTAGTGATAGAGCGTGCTTGGCGTAAGACCCGACAAAATCACTTCATGCTCATCCGTAAGCCCGAGCGGGGACGTCACGCTTGATCCGTATGCGCTCGTGAGACCGTAGAAAACCGTGCCCGTCGTGAGCTCATTGGTGAGCCAATCAATGATCGCCATCGTACTTGAAACATCCGCGCTGATCTCGCTGATGACCGGCGGCGTTGTGTCTTGCGTCGTGAAGCTGAAGTTCCCACTTGTCACCGTGTTGCTGCACAAATCGGTTGACTCAACCTGGAATTGATAGACCGTGCCAGACGAAAGACCACCGATAGCCGTCGTGTGATTTTGCACGAGACTCGTATCCGTTTCGGTTGAACCATAAGAGGTCGTGAGACCATACCGCACAATTGAGGTTGCATCTTCGCTCGTCTGCCAAAGAATGGCTACAGAATTCGCGGTAGGTACGGCGGAGACATTCTCTATCACTGGCGCTGTGGTATCTGTGCAGAGACTGGGTGGAGAGGGAAACCCGCCGCCGCCACCCCCTCCTCCGCCGCCGCCAGAACTCACGGAACCACTCACGGGAATACTCCCGCCCGAACTGATGAGAGGAATCCAGACATTACCCGTGTCACCGAAGTTTCCACCAAGCGCAATCGGATACGTCCCTACCGTTGAGGGATTCGTGATGCGATTTGTCCCTGTCCCCGAGCTCGTCGCGTTCGTGCCGATGCGCACGGTAACCACGCTCCCGGCAACGATAGGACTTGCCCCGCCAACACAGATCGCAATGTCGAGCTGATCGCCGGACATGGCAACGCTTGTCTGTACCCCGCCGCCGCAGCTTGCAGCCGTGGTGAGCTGTACGCCGTCATCAAGAACGTCCACGTCATCTTCCGTAATCGTTGCGGTGTCAAACGATCCATCGAACGTGAGCCGGATAAACGATCCGAGACTTGCACCCGTTCCAGTTGTAAAGGACAACGTGTGATTGGACGCTGCACTGACCACGTGGCTCGTTGTCGTGTCTGATAGGGCACTCACTTGAGCCGCGTAAGCCGGAACAGCCACGCGCATCGCCGTAACAAGTACCGCGATACACGTCGTTATTCCGATGAAGCGTTTGAGGAAGGCCACACAGATCGTTTCCGTTTATTGATGATGCTCATTCCACCCCACACGATGACAATACCGACTGCAACGAGCGCGCCCGTCCGCCACGGCCAGACCCACACCGTTTCCTGCCGAGCGTCCAGAAATGTTGTCCCAAGCCGCATACTCGCGAGAACGTTCACGGGTCCCACGGCAAACGGCCGCCATTCGGAGCGCAAACCCTCTGTCATTCCTTCAACGAGAGGCGCCTCCCACACACGAGTGGCACCAGGAAGCACGCGCCGCTCGTTTGGATTGAGTGCTGTCGCCACAGAGCCACCAATCAACGCATTGCTCACAAGCTCCCCGTCCGGTTTCACATACACCGTGCCAGAATTCTGCACGCGTACTTCTGCCTGGATAGCTCCAAGAGAAGAGGCCCAACGCGGAGTGAAGTTTACCGAGACAATCTCGGCATCTTCCCGAATCTCCGGCCCCTCAATGGTGAGGAAGAGGAGATGCGCTGCTTGAGTCGCGAGACCGTCAGTGGCGGAGCCAAAGAAAATGGCTGCGTAATAGGCTCCCGGACGCGCTCCCGGCGGGACAGACACACGAACAGTAACGGTTTCTGCCCCGTTTGGGTCGAGCAAAAGCATGGAAGGCTCAACCCGCATCCACGACGGGAGATCGTCTTGTGCTCCCCCGTCAAAAATGGCATCGCCATCTTTGCCGGGAGTAAAGTTCGTGACGAAGAATTGAAAGGAACGAGGGGTGGTCTCCGTGTTTATCACGGTGACCGTCTGCTCCACGACTTCCCCCGCACGCGCACGCAGGTCAGAAATGGCTGGAGCCACTCCCACAGCGAAAGCGCGATGCGCGGCCATCATGAGGCCAACGCTCACCGCAAACACTTCAAAAGATCGGCGCCACAATGAACAAGAGATTGTTTGCATACGAACCAACAACTTGTGAAGAACTCGCAGCGACCTTTACGTCAAGGTATCCCTTTGCCTTTCGGCGGTCAGAGGAAGCGACAGAGGCAATCTGTTGCGGCGTCGCCGTAATAGCGGTGTCCGCGGAATCGAACGTGGATTCAGAGAGCGACGTATCAGATGCGCGAGCACCAAACTCACCACTACCAGCCGTTACTGTTCCATCCGAGACGTCCGCGATCGTTTCGCTTCCCGTCGTGAAGTCCGTATCCTCTGAAACGTAGACATTAAATCCATTCGGTACATCCACAAAGGACTGCCAGCCGACAAGTCGGTGCATGACAAGATTCGTTGTAAGCGTCCCGTAGCTCATCGAGGTTCCAGAACCGCGATACACATAGTCATCCGTCCCATCAATCGTCACCGTCGTGTTAGAAACGAATTCATCCACCGTGATGTTGTTCCCGGCAATCGCGGTGATGACCCCAACAGCAACATCGTGGTTGGTAGATGCGTTTTCGACCACGAAGATGAGGTCGTCTACCGCAAGACCTCCTGTGCCATCTACCGTGACCACCAAGCCAGAGAGCGCCGTCGCCGTCGAGAGAACTGCTGCCTCCTGTACGCCCGTTGAGATGGTGATAATCTGGTCAAAGATCCCAGCACGATAGCCGCTCTGTAGAACATAGGAGCTACTTGAAGCAGTGGCAGAAACCCCTCCGGTCGTATCGCGGAGAATGTAGCTCGCACTTGATGCAGTATCGGACCCCCCAACAGAAAAGCTGTCCGCACGAACTTTGTAATTTGTAGAGGACATCTCGGCCCAAGCAGTGGAGCTGGACAGGAATCCCAGGAAAAATATGACCCCCACTATCATGAACCTCATACAGTGAGGATAATATCATGAATACATATTTGCGTCAATTACCCCTTTTGCTAAAATTAGATAAAAAAATGCTCAACTTGAGCAATTTTTTTATTCAACTGTGGATAGAATTGCCATATTTTTCGAGTATTCCACCACTTATCCACAGATCTACTTATTTGTCTACACTGTCGTTGACATCTTGAATGAGTCCAGACTTATGGCTATCTCTTCAGGAACTCCTAAAATTGACTCGCCATCCTCCAGCTCTCCACAGGCAAACCAACGGGCTTCTTCAAAGTCATCCGGAAAATGAATGTCGCCGTCTAAATATCTGCAGGCGAACTTTAGACAGACACTTGGCATACCATCAGGTCTTACATAGGCCACGGAACCTATATATTTGAAGTCGTCCACCTTAATATTTGCCTCCTCCATTGCCTCACGTTTAAGAAGAAGTTCAACAATATCAAGCCAATCCTCTACAGTGCCATTATCTCTACTTGGTGCGTGATTTGTGAGGTCCGACCACTCAAGCTTTCCTCCAATTGGGGCCCATAGGCCTCCGTGAATCATTTGCGTTTTTGCGCGTTTCAGCAGTAGAATCCTTTCATTTTTAACATCTACAGGAAAACAAACAGCCACCACATAGAATGGCTTCCCCTCGCGAATATTCTCAATATTTGGTGTGTATTTCACTGGTAAAGTATAGCATATATACTCACTAAGCTGTATGTTTCACGTGAAACAAAAAACCAGAAGATCTGGATTTCATAGATGGCCTAGAGCACTTCGCATGATCATCATGCGCTAAAGCTCCGGAGGGCATCCCCCATAGCCCCGCGGCGGGGTGGCGTGGGATGGTGGACCACAGCGGATTCGAACCGCTGACCTCTGCAATGCGAATGCAGCGCTCTACCAACTGAGCTAGTGGCCCATAAATTTGTCGAAGACCTTGAATGCAAGACGGAGTTCAAGTGTCGCACCCCCGCCTTACAGGCCAATGCGCTCCCCGCCGCACAGCCCAGTGGGCAGTGCAGGCGGGCCCGCCAGTCTGCAGCTCTGCTGCTAGACGGCGGGTACCAACTGAGCTAGTGGCCCAAATTTAATCGAACTAGGTAGTCACAATAGCTAGTCAACCATCCGCAGTTCCTGGTGGCAGGAATGATTCGTGGCCTGCCATTCGTAGCTCAGACGTCAGTCGGAGCGAAGGATGGTGTCCCTGGACGGAGTCGAACCATCATCTCGTCCTTAGGACGGACTTGCTCTATCCATTGAGCTACAGGGACGGAGAGCGACCACCATGTTTCACAAGAAACACTAAGCGTCGTAAAATGGTGTTGGCTGCGGACGTGCTATACTGTGCGCGAGCAGTATATTTGGAAAACGAAAAAATGAAAAGGGATTTATGAATTATTTTGAGATAATCATTGCTGGCCTTTTTGTCTCGCTTATTGTCTATCTTTTACGTCGTACCTCCAACCAAAATGATCCCTCGTCTTCCCTTACGATCCTAAACGAAACTGTTCAGAAGCTTCACGACCGTCTTGACCAGATGACCGAATCCCTCTCCAATAAGGCTGTCCAGCAGTTCCAAATCTCTCAACAGCAGCAGCAACACAGTACAAATATTATTTCTGAGGTGAAGGAGAAATTGGCAAGGCTAGACGAGACAAACAAACAGGTCTTGGGGTTTTCGGAGCAATTAGGCCAGCTTCAGGACATCCTTAAAAATCCGAAGCAGCGCGGCATTCTTGGTGAATATTGGCTTGAAACTCTCTTGTCGCAGGTGCTCTCTCCAAAACAGTATAAGATGCAGCACCTGATTGGAAAAAACGAAGATGGGGAGGACCTTATCGCAGATGCCGCAATTTTTGTTAAGAATTACACGGTTCCTATTGATGCAAAATTCTCCCTTGAGAATTATAACCGAGCCGTGCAAGAGGCCGACGCGGATCGAAGATCCCAATTCGAGCGCGAATTTAAGCTTGATGTAAAGAAACGTATTGATGAGGCGGCTAAATACATCCAACCAGATCAGGGGACCGTGCCATTTGCGTTTATGTTCGTCCCGGCAGAAGGGATCTTCCACAATCTTCTCACCTCAAGCGTGGGCGGGGTAGCCGTCAACCAACGCGATCTTGTAGAATATGCTTTTCAAAAGCATGTCATGATTGTCTCTCCGACTTCTTTCTACGCTTATCTGCAAACGGTCCTCATGGGTCTTCATGCTCTCCAGATAGAAGAATCCGTCGGAGAAATTTTGAAGAATGTGGGCCAGCTTGAACGACATCTTAAATCCTACGAGGCAATGCACGAGAAGGTGGGAAAACATCTGGCGACCGCCGTGGGCGCCTATGAGGATGCATCGGGTGAATGGCGGAAAGTACATAAGGATATTCTGCGCGTTCTTCCTGAGGGCGCCCCTGCTATTCCTGCTCCCGTTGACGATCCAAAAGTGATGGGGTAGGATGGGCGCACTTTTTATGCCAAATCTTCAAAATGCAAAAAAGGCGCTTCGGCAGTCCGTGAAGCACGCCGCACGTAATAAAATCGTCGCCGAGGAACTACACTCGCTTCGCCGCAACCTACGCAAAGCTCTTACCGGTAAAGACGCAGCGAAGGCGAAGGAGCTTGCAAAAACACTTGTGCAGAAGTTTGATAAAGCCGCAAAGAAGGGGATTATCAAAAAGCAAACGGCCGGACGTCTTAAATCGCGGATGGCACAGGCACTCCGGGCGCTTCCGTAAACCACACAAGCATCTCTTCCAGAGCAAGACCGAAATCTTTTCGGCCTTGTTTTGTTTCTTGGTCAAGAGAAAAAGCTTTATCGTGAAGGGTCAGAAGGCGCGCACGCGAAAAGTTCCGCGCCTGGCGAGAGAGTTTCCCTGCCACAAATGGATGGATGCCAAGTTCGCGTGTGAGTTCCGCTTGACTCAAGACGGGTCTTTTCTCAAGCAGATCCTTTGTGCAAAGCAGCAGGCGCACCTGCCGCACACACAGAGAGAAGAGCTCACCGTCCGACGATCCGACATTCCGTTGGTTTGCCAAAAGATTTACTGCTTTCTGTTTATTCGGTCCCGACATGGTATCGAGAAAGTCAAAAAGACGATCGTTGAAGGAACTTGCGACAAGCAAGACCACATAATCAACCGTGATGGTTCCTCCCTCTGCATAGGCAATGAGTTTTTTTATTTCTGTGTCGAGTCTCCACGTGTCTTGCGCGGTGCGGAGGATCAGCTCGCGTAGAGCCGCCTCTTCAATCACCCCGCCTTGTGCCGCAATCCTCTCGCGCGCCCACCGAGAAAAAACGGCCTCTGTCATAGGACGAAAAGGGTAGGCAAATACCCCCTCCTTGCCCGTGAGGGCTTGGAAAAACGCGGTGCCCTCAATGTCTTTCGTCTCGCCCGCATCTTCAAAAACAACAATGGTGTCATGCGAGAGACCCTCGCTTATTTTTGCGTGTTCCACGGACAAGTCACAGACCATTTCTTTACAAAGAACAAAGCGTTCTTTTGCAAACAACCCGCCTGTGCGCACAACGCCGGCGAACGAGGCCGGATGAGGCGCTTCGTAAAGTTCCACAACGTTCTCTATCGCAAAAGGGAACTTTCTGCAAAAATGGTCCCTGAGCTGGTGAACCTTCTCTTGTACACGGAATCGGTCTTCGCCGTAGACAAAAATTACCATACGGCGCCAGTATACCCTGCATTGACAAAACAAGAAAAAAATGCTAAATTGAGAGCCATAACATTACTTCTATGCCATTTGAACGAGGAGGACATGCGCCGGATCAAGAGGATTGGCTCGACGAAGAGCCGAAACCAACAAGAACCATGGACGACGCCCTGGCCGAACTTGAGCAGTTTCCTATTCAGGAACATCCGCGGGAAGTACACAAGCGTCAGGCGGGGGAGAAATGGAATCGAGAATTGACCGCACACGACAGTTTGGACGAACGTAGCCACAGAATCACGGACGTGGCGCGCATGGGCGCACACGAAGACGAGGTGATAGAGGGCGCGCCGTCCGAAAAGGAAGTTATCGAGAAAGCTATCCTGGCACGCGATCGCGCACGCCGCGCGAGCGATCTTCTGGCCGCAAAGCATGTCATGAGTATCAAGCGTTCCGAAGACAAACGTGTGGAAGAATACGGGACGATGGACGCTGCACAAGAAGCCCTCATGCACAGTACGCACGAAGAAGACATCACTCGCCAAGCGGAAATTCTTTCAAAGATGAAAACGTGGCGCGAGTCTCTTTCGATATCTGGTGAGGAACTTGCTCGCCGATCAAAAGCGGCGAGAGATCGTGAGACGGCGCGGCTCCATGCTATCGAAGCTGCAAAAATCGGAAAGACGCAGAAGGTTGCGGCGGGATCGGCGTATTTGAAATCTTTAGAGCAAGCAGCTCGACGTGCCCCACAGGAGCCACAAAGCGCGTGGCGGAATTTCTGGCATGGAATGTTCTCAAAAGACCGCGCGCGCGCTGAAGCAAAAGCACAAAGAAAGATGGAAGAGCGCATGGTGAAGAACGTCACCGTCGTCGAGAAACCGCCGACGTTCCTCGGAAATTTGTGGCGGAAAGTAACAGGCGCAGAAGCGGGAACACGCCGTTCACGGGCGTACAGAAAGAATATCCAAAACACTTACGGGACGAACGCCCCCTCCTATACGTCGGAAACCACTCTAGCTCATTTGCAGGGACACCCGCGACCAAAGGAACAGAAGCCGATGACAAAGAAAGAATCCGCGCGCACCGAAAAAGAAGCGGCTTAAGAAACACTGGGGTTGATGCCCCAGTGTTTATTTTATCTCCCCCCAATTTTTCCCCGTGTGTACTTCCACCACCATGGGGATCTCGTAAGACACAACGCCCTCCATAATTTTTTTGATCTTCTTGGAAAACTCTTCCGTCGCGCCGTCTATCACCTCAAACAGCAACTCGTCATGCACCTGTAGAAGCATGCGCGCTTTTTCTTTCATGTGCTCCTGTATGTAGGCCTCGGCCGTAATCATAGCCTCTTTGAGAATATCCGCCTCGGTTCCTTGAATAGGCATATTCACCGCCATGCGCTCCGCCGCGGCAACCAGCTGCGGCACGCCGCTCGAGATCTCCGGAATGTACCGGCGACGGCCGGAGAGCGTTTCCACGTATCCATCCGTACGAACTTTTATTTTCGTCTCGGCAATGTAGTCAGCAATGGCGTGGTGAATCTCAAAGTAACGCGCGATGTAATTTCGCGCCTCCTCAAAACTCACACCGGCATTGCGCGACAGGGCGCGTGGCCCCATACCATAGAGGATACCGAAGTTGATCGCCTTCGCCGCACGCCGTTGATCCTTCGTCACCTCCCCATCAGGAATCCCAAACATCTGTGCTGCCGTATGCGTGTGAACGTCTGCGCCGGATTTAAACGCCTCCAAAAATGGCTTGTCTTTCGCCATGATGGCCGCAATGCGTAGTTCAATCTGCGAGTAATCTGC
This genomic stretch from Candidatus Uhrbacteria bacterium harbors:
- a CDS encoding carboxypeptidase regulatory-like domain-containing protein, whose translation is MAFLKRFIGITTCIAVLVTAMRVAVPAYAAQVSALSDTTTSHVVSAASNHTLSFTTGTGASLGSFIRLTFDGSFDTATITEDDVDVLDDGVQLTTAASCGGGVQTSVAMSGDQLDIAICVGGASPIVAGSVVTVRIGTNATSSGTGTNRITNPSTVGTYPIALGGNFGDTGNVWIPLISSGGSIPVSGSVSSGGGGGGGGGGGFPSPPSLCTDTTAPVIENVSAVPTANSVAILWQTSEDATSIVRYGLTTSYGSTETDTSLVQNHTTAIGGLSSGTVYQFQVESTDLCSNTVTSGNFSFTTQDTTPPVISEISADVSSTMAIIDWLTNELTTGTVFYGLTSAYGSSVTSPLGLTDEHEVILSGLTPSTLYHYKIRATDAMGNQTETVDRVFVTPAELPPANVSGLTATPGNGQVALSWLLPLETDLSSVRIVYRTDRSPTSPTDGTIILLGLTESHLHTGLANGTTYFYAVFVEDTANLFSSGALANATPTSSLPEAEEEEDVVVEEEEDESEDTVIVEEEPEDIVVGDEESTETILTGGDEAEEETGEDTDEAEEVTVEDLPEPSAGAPVLDLHYLVGNDLLELYPSENALAVLAGRSLTVTIPSSPIPADGLELEVGADLYLLQSTDEGLRATITVPGSAASLVLWQRVGDNRQVLSRVLLSPRSFGFTFEMLESERERVGYTRVQLFVREGGVFSSWDGSPFGELNPVTTAEDGTFAWYVPTGEYYVRAEGSGYRPAQTAPAFVTNTIVAMPIELRREPPPIIDVITSSAPTLLKLRVVADIIQESANETLEAVRESPSVQRGIDVAAPVLLATGVSSTVLLSASFNLVPFLQYLLTSPVLLLWRRRRKSWGVVYDAGTKMPIDLAIVRLYRLTDGRLLQTRVTDRFGRYFFLVDPGEYRLGVVKAGFTFPSGILRDRKEDGGYLDLYHGETVRVVEEHATVAANIPLDSLAQGSAHAPARVKLRESLRVLQQIVGVLGVLLSVVMVVIRPSVLIGAIALLQVLVYFFARRLARPTKPKGWGIVYDEGTRRPLAQVVVRVFEPVYNKLLATAVTDRKGRYSFLVGPNEYYARFEKDGYQPHEVKPIDLTAKKEPSEIAVDVSLRKKDV
- a CDS encoding DNA recombination protein RmuC, giving the protein MNYFEIIIAGLFVSLIVYLLRRTSNQNDPSSSLTILNETVQKLHDRLDQMTESLSNKAVQQFQISQQQQQHSTNIISEVKEKLARLDETNKQVLGFSEQLGQLQDILKNPKQRGILGEYWLETLLSQVLSPKQYKMQHLIGKNEDGEDLIADAAIFVKNYTVPIDAKFSLENYNRAVQEADADRRSQFEREFKLDVKKRIDEAAKYIQPDQGTVPFAFMFVPAEGIFHNLLTSSVGGVAVNQRDLVEYAFQKHVMIVSPTSFYAYLQTVLMGLHALQIEESVGEILKNVGQLERHLKSYEAMHEKVGKHLATAVGAYEDASGEWRKVHKDILRVLPEGAPAIPAPVDDPKVMG
- a CDS encoding 30S ribosomal protein S20 — its product is MPNLQNAKKALRQSVKHAARNKIVAEELHSLRRNLRKALTGKDAAKAKELAKTLVQKFDKAAKKGIIKKQTAGRLKSRMAQALRALP
- a CDS encoding NUDIX domain-containing protein, translated to MKYTPNIENIREGKPFYVVAVCFPVDVKNERILLLKRAKTQMIHGGLWAPIGGKLEWSDLTNHAPSRDNGTVEDWLDIVELLLKREAMEEANIKVDDFKYIGSVAYVRPDGMPSVCLKFACRYLDGDIHFPDDFEEARWFACGELEDGESILGVPEEIAISLDSFKMSTTV
- the holA gene encoding DNA polymerase III subunit delta; protein product: MVIFVYGEDRFRVQEKVHQLRDHFCRKFPFAIENVVELYEAPHPASFAGVVRTGGLFAKERFVLCKEMVCDLSVEHAKISEGLSHDTIVVFEDAGETKDIEGTAFFQALTGKEGVFAYPFRPMTEAVFSRWARERIAAQGGVIEEAALRELILRTAQDTWRLDTEIKKLIAYAEGGTITVDYVVLLVASSFNDRLFDFLDTMSGPNKQKAVNLLANQRNVGSSDGELFSLCVRQVRLLLCTKDLLEKRPVLSQAELTRELGIHPFVAGKLSRQARNFSRARLLTLHDKAFSLDQETKQGRKDFGLALEEMLVWFTEAPGVPVPSAI